A portion of the Pomacea canaliculata isolate SZHN2017 linkage group LG13, ASM307304v1, whole genome shotgun sequence genome contains these proteins:
- the LOC112554632 gene encoding short-chain collagen C4-like isoform X1 translates to MTLVLSILVCASLLPAWTAAGTVYTRWGSKMCSSSGATVYSGYVAGSWYTHTGSGANYLCLTPNPVASNVTKPYYVASLYGAEYEVTTRAENDQDAVCAVCFVKTRSVNIMIPGTNKCPTGWSSEYTGLLMSGYDGHAGSTEFICVDSKLEGRNSSSANNNGRLLYLVAGYCGSLPCPPYLNNYILQCVFCSK, encoded by the exons ATGACACTTGTCCTCAGCATCCTTGTGTGCGCCTCGCTTCTGCCAGCTTGGACTGCGGCAG GTACCGTTTACACACGCTGGGGAAGCAAGATGTGTTCTTCATCAGGAGCAACGGTGtattcag GTTATGTGGCCGGCAGTTGGTACACCCATACCGGATCTGGAGCCAACTACCTGTGTCTAACTCCCAATCCCGTGGCCAGCAACGTAACAAAACCGTACTACGTGGCCTCCCTGTACGGCGCCGAGTACGAAGTGACGACACGTGCAGAGAACGACCAGGATGCGGTGTGTGCCGTGTGCTTCGTGAAAACTCGCTCAGTCAACATCATGATACCCGGCACCAACAAGTGTCCGACTGGGTGGAGCTCCGAGTACACGGGTTTACTCATGAGTGGGTACGACGGACACGCCGGGTCAACGGAGTTCATTTGTGTGGACAGCAAACTGGAAGGTCGGAACTCCTCAAGCGCTAACAACAACGGCAGGCTGTTGTACCTGGTGGCTGGCTACTGCGGCAGTCTACCCTGTCCTCCGTACCTGAACAACTACATCCTGCAATGCGTTTTTTGCTCCAAGTGA